A single genomic interval of Candidatus Neomarinimicrobiota bacterium harbors:
- a CDS encoding L-threonylcarbamoyladenylate synthase — translation MRRIAATDPAAPASFWQAIQAGELVVYPTDTLYGLGTDAMNQAALERLAVVKGRKGPFSVMVGQLEELEEYALVSPAITDKLLNMLPGPYTIILSPRHPEKLLQPVKGPGGKVGFRLPGHPFVQAAFQGAQGLVITTSVNRTGQPPLQDPETIKDQLEGQVDLLVDAGRLPASNGSTVVDATVEPWRVLRQGDGKL, via the coding sequence ATGAGACGCATCGCCGCTACCGATCCCGCCGCCCCGGCCAGCTTCTGGCAGGCTATTCAGGCCGGGGAGCTGGTGGTCTACCCCACCGACACCCTGTACGGCCTGGGCACTGACGCCATGAACCAGGCGGCCCTCGAACGACTCGCGGTGGTCAAGGGACGGAAAGGGCCGTTCAGCGTGATGGTAGGACAGCTCGAAGAGCTGGAAGAATATGCATTGGTTTCGCCCGCGATCACTGACAAATTATTAAATATGCTACCAGGACCGTATACGATCATCCTTTCGCCCCGTCATCCGGAAAAGCTCTTACAGCCGGTAAAGGGACCCGGGGGGAAGGTCGGCTTTCGTCTCCCCGGGCATCCGTTTGTACAGGCTGCTTTCCAGGGAGCGCAGGGATTGGTGATTACCACCAGCGTGAACCGGACCGGTCAGCCCCCCCTCCAGGATCCGGAGACCATTAAGGACCAACTCGAAGGGCAAGTCGACCTGCTGGTGGATGCCGGACGGCTGCCGGCTTCCAACGGGAGCACGGTCGTGGATGCCACCGTCGAGCCCTGGCGGGTACTCAGACAAGGTGACGGTAAACTCTAG
- a CDS encoding lysophospholipid acyltransferase family protein, translating to MINRLFHAAAWIINRLPRLWALALGRLLGAGLYLVMPYRKDVAWNNLSLALPERSRRQRWAILHRTYQHFGMMLTDFIRMPNLTTHTLGAMIDFDESYIQEVRDQGSGAVVISGHIGNWELFVPALGLRGYPITPVMVTQRGAGGSFVTEVRDNTSHQYISKKTSTRIMLQRLKAGTFLLLAGDQDARKRGVWVTLLGQPSSRPRGGAVFALKASAPLLVGCCLLKKDRRYRLSLRPISTADLPQNRDQAIQILTQRYTDALGEAIQKHPEQYFWFHRMWKSHPEPAEGTSPEPAEGTRPTQHRRTRPARQ from the coding sequence TTGATCAATCGACTTTTTCACGCCGCCGCCTGGATTATCAACCGCCTGCCGCGTTTGTGGGCATTGGCCCTGGGGCGCCTGCTGGGTGCCGGTCTGTATCTGGTTATGCCCTACCGTAAGGACGTGGCCTGGAACAACCTGAGCCTGGCCCTGCCGGAGCGTTCCCGCCGCCAGCGCTGGGCCATTCTCCACCGCACTTACCAACATTTCGGCATGATGCTGACGGACTTCATCCGTATGCCAAACCTCACCACCCATACATTGGGCGCGATGATTGATTTCGATGAATCATATATCCAGGAAGTGCGTGATCAGGGGAGCGGGGCGGTAGTTATAAGCGGTCACATTGGCAACTGGGAGCTGTTCGTTCCGGCTCTGGGCTTGCGCGGCTATCCTATTACGCCCGTGATGGTGACCCAGCGGGGAGCCGGGGGCTCCTTCGTGACGGAAGTGCGCGATAACACCAGCCACCAGTATATATCCAAAAAGACTTCCACGCGTATCATGCTGCAGCGGCTGAAAGCGGGAACTTTCCTTCTTCTAGCAGGAGACCAGGATGCCAGGAAGCGCGGCGTGTGGGTCACCCTGCTGGGCCAGCCCTCCTCCCGACCCAGGGGCGGCGCCGTCTTCGCCCTCAAAGCCAGCGCTCCCCTGTTGGTCGGCTGTTGCCTCCTTAAAAAGGATCGACGCTACCGTCTGAGCTTGCGACCCATCAGCACCGCAGATTTGCCGCAAAACCGGGACCAGGCAATTCAGATCCTTACGCAACGCTACACGGATGCCCTGGGAGAAGCGATTCAAAAACACCCCGAACAATACTTCTGGTTCCACCGCATGTGGAAGTCACATCCTGAGCCTGCCGAAGGGACCAGCCCTGAGCCTGCCGAAGGGACCCGCCCTACGCAGCATCGAAGAACCCGACCGGCTCGCCAATGA
- a CDS encoding nodulation protein NfeD — protein MAFIIGALAAGLVAKPAGLVYRVPIQGTIDMGLPPFVERVIKLADQERPEAIIFDIDTFGGRLDGATRIKDAIMSSPVPTVAFVNRRAISAGALISLSCEKIIMSKGATIGAATAVDVEGKKASEKVISYFREEMSATAEARGRPTRIAEGMVDEELAVPYIIIHGDTVHLEGIEGSKSGKLITLTTEKAIRLAMADDMQDTFEEVLASLGLEEARVVSFAPNWSEHIVRFLTDPIVSSLLMSIGFLGLLFELRTPGFGFPGIIGAIALLLFFSTSFIAQLANFTEVLIFLAGLTLLILEIVAIPGFGLAGIGGIALMLWGMYKMLLGEFPTPEQIERAFIGLNIGILGGIIGAVILLRAFVTSKFFKRHIPITAEEYSVAMGLEELVGQIGNTLTACMPTGKAEIAGRQVNVTTRGEHIPKGTSVEIIRVEGNTAFIRIASRTNKE, from the coding sequence GTGGCATTCATTATCGGCGCTTTAGCGGCTGGGTTGGTAGCTAAACCTGCCGGGCTGGTCTACCGGGTGCCCATCCAGGGTACCATCGATATGGGATTGCCACCGTTCGTAGAGCGGGTCATTAAGCTGGCTGACCAGGAACGCCCTGAGGCCATTATTTTTGACATTGATACCTTCGGCGGCCGACTTGACGGTGCCACCCGCATCAAGGATGCCATCATGTCGTCGCCGGTTCCCACCGTGGCCTTCGTAAATCGTCGGGCCATTTCCGCCGGTGCCTTGATTTCCCTCTCCTGCGAAAAAATAATCATGTCCAAAGGCGCTACCATCGGTGCCGCCACCGCGGTGGATGTAGAGGGGAAAAAGGCCAGTGAGAAGGTCATCTCCTATTTTCGGGAGGAGATGTCTGCCACGGCCGAAGCCCGGGGTCGCCCCACCCGGATTGCCGAAGGCATGGTGGATGAGGAATTGGCGGTGCCCTACATTATTATTCATGGGGATACAGTACATCTTGAGGGGATTGAGGGCAGCAAGTCCGGGAAACTTATCACACTGACTACCGAGAAGGCAATTCGGCTGGCAATGGCCGATGATATGCAGGATACCTTTGAGGAAGTGCTGGCATCCCTGGGGCTGGAGGAAGCCCGGGTAGTCTCCTTCGCTCCCAACTGGTCAGAACATATTGTCCGCTTTCTTACCGATCCTATCGTCAGCAGTCTGCTCATGAGCATCGGATTTTTAGGGCTGCTATTCGAGCTGCGGACGCCTGGCTTTGGTTTCCCCGGGATTATCGGTGCCATTGCCCTGCTGCTCTTTTTCAGCACCAGCTTCATCGCCCAGCTGGCCAACTTCACCGAAGTGCTCATCTTCCTGGCAGGCCTCACGCTGCTGATCTTGGAAATAGTTGCGATTCCCGGCTTTGGTCTGGCTGGAATTGGCGGAATCGCCCTGATGCTGTGGGGTATGTATAAGATGCTCCTGGGTGAATTCCCCACTCCGGAACAGATAGAACGGGCCTTTATTGGCCTGAACATTGGTATTCTGGGCGGCATTATCGGTGCCGTTATCCTCTTAAGAGCTTTTGTCACCAGTAAATTTTTCAAGCGCCACATCCCTATCACGGCTGAGGAGTACAGTGTGGCTATGGGATTGGAGGAGCTGGTCGGCCAGATCGGCAATACTCTCACCGCATGCATGCCCACCGGTAAAGCCGAGATCGCCGGGCGCCAAGTGAACGTCACTACCCGGGGTGAACATATTCCTAAGGGAACCTCCGTTGAGATTATTCGTGTAGAAGGCAACACCGCCTTCATACGCATCGCTTCACGGACCAATAAGGAGTAA